The following proteins are encoded in a genomic region of Notolabrus celidotus isolate fNotCel1 chromosome 19, fNotCel1.pri, whole genome shotgun sequence:
- the opn4xa gene encoding opsin 4xa, protein MDRDHGFYRQVDVHDHAHYIVAFFVLVIGTVGVTGNALVMYAFFSNKKLRTPPNLFIMNLAVSDFLMAITQSPIFFVNSLYKGWIFGETGCKIYAFCGALFGITSMINLLAISIDRYIVITKPLQAIQWTSKRRTWIIIGLVWLYSLAWSLAPLLGWSSYIPEGLMTSCTWDYVTSTPANKSYTLMLCCFVFFIPLGIISYCYLCMFLAIRRASRDVEKLGSQVRKSALIQQQSIKTEWKLAKIAFVVIIVFVLSWSPYACVTLIAWAGYGSILNPYSKAVPAVIAKASAIYNPFIYAIIHSKYRDTLAEKVPCLYFLAQAPKRDCISVSQSESSFRDLMLSRQSSVSKTKFHRVSSMSTTETQIWSDVELDPIGHCLRSSYSLGALRDKEYNPLAKQTNEKGSQSTEQNPISERGSVNTGDHILSPETVNTVMPSTWRIRKEKDPESWNKEMKDDFHDQQGRDEYDQREIKQAQECFHSQP, encoded by the exons CAACAAGAAGCTACGGACGCCCCCAAACCTTTTCATCATGAACCTGGCAGTAAGCGACTTCCTCATGGCAATCACACAGTCTCCCATCTTCTTTGTTAATTCCCTTTACAAAGGGTGGATTTTTGGTGAAACAG GCTGTAAAATATATGCATTTTGTGGAGCTTTATTTGGAATCACCTCTATGATAAACCTTCTGGCGATCTCCATAGACCGCTACATTGTCATCACCAAGCCTCTGCAGGCCATACAGTGGACCTCCAAGAGACGCACCTGGATCATCATTGGACTGGTCTGGCTGTACTCACTTGCCTGGAGCCTTGCACCGCTCCTTGGTTGGA GTTCATACATCCCAGAGGGCCTGATGACCTCATGCACATGGGACTATGTGACATCAACTCCTGCCAATAAGAGTTACACTTTGATGctgtgctgttttgttttcttcatccctcTGGGCATAATATCCTACTGTTATCTGTGCATGTTCCTGGCAATCCGCCGTGCAAGCAG AGATGTGGAGAAGTTGGGATCACAGGTGAGGAAGTCAGCCCTGATCCAGCAGCAGTCCATCAAGACTGAATGGAAGCTGGCCAAGATTGCCTTTGTGGTCATCATAGTGTTTGTGCTTTCCTGGTCGCCCTATGCATGTGTCACCCTCATCGCCTGGGCTGG ATATGGAAGCATCCTCAACCCTTATTCCAAAGCTGTTCCTGCCGTTATAGCCAAAGCATCAGCCATCTATAACCCCTTCATCTATGCCATCATTCATTCGAAATACAG GGACACTCTGGCAGAGAAAGTTCCCTGTCTCTACTTCCTGGCCCAGGCCCCAAAGAGAGACTGTATATCAGTGTCACAAAGCGAGTCTTCCTTCAGAGACTTGATGTTGAGCAGACAGTCATCAGTCTCCAAAACCAAGTTTCACAGAGTTTCCTCCATGTCCACGACAGAGACA CAGATTTGGAGTGATGTAGAGCTGGATCCTATTGGCCACTGTCTGAGGTCCAGCTATTCCCTTGGAGCTCTGAGGGACAAAGAGTACAACCCATTGGCAAAGCAAACCAATGAAAAGGGAAGCCAAAGCACGGAACAG aATCCCATCTCAGAGCGAGGCTCGGTGAATACAGGGGACCACATCCTATCACCTGAGACTGTGAACACAGTGATGCCCTCAACATGGAGGATAAGAAAGGAGAAGGATCCTGAAAGCTGGAATAAAGAGATGAAAGACGACTTTCATGACCAGCAAGGGAGAGATGAATATGACCAAAGAGAGATAAAGCAGGCGCAAGAG tgtttccacagccagccttaa